One window of uncultured Methanoregula sp. genomic DNA carries:
- a CDS encoding protein kinase: MPLSIGQRVTAEISGIELHVIKKLGEGTQGEVYLVEGPQGYQAVKWYKPEQATVDQKAAVLYLVRTGTPFGAGGKRFIWPLDLVTSASSRQFGYLMSRIDTQRFAELGEVWAHLKPVPNFSALCEISYQLANSYRALHLSGHCYRDISAGNLMFDPKNGDILICDNDNVGVNRQSRCQVWGTMEYMAPEIIRGEADPSTQTDLHSLAVLLFYLWVWHHPFHGEMEYRFHCWDIPAKKKVYGETPVFVFDPANTANHLPPDPDYATARERWNYCPDDLKNAFIRAFTDGLVFPDRRVTEGEWQNLFVSIKDRIVLCPRCNAENFSFMDKGNECWHCHTRIAPPPTLIIRRPAGEIQVALGIGSTILRRHIAVSPAQDDGSAKIGVIVPHPSLKGAAGIRNQSQSSWHASFPDGHSTDVPPGKAVPLNPGIIITIEGIPMTIAAPKNGETP; this comes from the coding sequence ATGCCGCTTTCCATCGGCCAGCGGGTAACTGCCGAGATCTCCGGTATCGAGCTCCATGTCATAAAGAAACTCGGTGAAGGAACCCAGGGAGAAGTGTACCTTGTCGAAGGCCCCCAGGGATACCAGGCCGTGAAATGGTACAAGCCCGAACAGGCAACCGTTGACCAGAAAGCTGCCGTCCTGTATCTTGTCCGGACCGGTACACCGTTCGGGGCCGGCGGGAAACGGTTTATCTGGCCGCTCGATCTGGTAACGTCGGCCTCATCCCGCCAGTTCGGGTACCTGATGTCCCGGATTGACACGCAGCGGTTTGCCGAACTTGGCGAAGTCTGGGCACATCTCAAGCCCGTACCGAACTTCTCAGCGCTCTGCGAGATCTCGTACCAGCTGGCAAACAGCTACCGGGCGCTGCACCTGTCCGGGCACTGTTACCGGGACATCTCGGCCGGTAACCTGATGTTCGATCCCAAAAATGGCGACATCCTGATCTGCGACAATGACAATGTTGGCGTGAACCGCCAGTCCCGCTGCCAGGTCTGGGGCACGATGGAGTACATGGCCCCCGAGATCATACGCGGGGAAGCCGATCCTTCCACCCAGACCGATCTCCATTCCCTTGCAGTCCTCCTCTTCTATCTCTGGGTCTGGCACCACCCATTCCATGGCGAGATGGAGTACCGGTTCCATTGCTGGGATATCCCGGCAAAAAAGAAAGTATATGGCGAGACCCCGGTCTTTGTCTTCGATCCGGCAAACACTGCCAACCATCTTCCCCCGGACCCGGATTATGCTACTGCACGGGAGCGCTGGAACTATTGCCCGGATGATCTCAAAAATGCCTTTATACGGGCCTTCACCGATGGCCTGGTTTTTCCGGACCGGCGGGTGACCGAGGGGGAATGGCAGAATCTTTTTGTGAGCATCAAGGACCGGATCGTTCTCTGCCCGCGATGCAATGCAGAAAATTTCTCCTTCATGGACAAAGGGAATGAATGCTGGCACTGTCATACCCGGATAGCACCCCCGCCAACCCTCATTATCCGGCGCCCGGCCGGCGAGATCCAGGTCGCTCTTGGGATCGGCAGCACGATCCTCCGGCGCCATATTGCCGTATCCCCGGCCCAGGATGACGGTTCGGCAAAAATCGGGGTCATCGTTCCCCACCCATCGCTCAAAGGTGCTGCGGGTATCCGCAACCAGTCGCAGTCTTCGTGGCATGCAAGCTTTCCCGATGGCCACAGTACCGATGTCCCCCCCGGAAAAGCGGTGCCGCTCAATCCCGGGATCATTATCACCATTGAAGGAATTCCCATGACCATTGCCGCACCAAAGAACGGAGAGACCCCATGA
- a CDS encoding HEAT repeat domain-containing protein, translated as MKDLPRTILKDLVQRYGTSLAQDPFRCEALLRDTCGTCSREIFVIVSAVRQHVPIDLLAPRHNLPLSLMKGFMMKRLQDELGLSDESARWAVETWAEALDLTDTSLEENTDQDGSPQAVLSQGSRNKEPVSLSDPAQRQRWASALESGELASRLSVIDELGRTGDRECIRLLVSALENDRWRVRNAAYDALVRCSGAAVPVLVEALDDPHESLVTRVIMVLAALQSHDATESLAALLGREQSRDLLLIFALGEIGDSRAISPLTKCLVSPDPDIGFAVASALKKISGK; from the coding sequence ATGAAAGACCTGCCGCGAACCATTCTCAAAGATCTTGTCCAGCGCTATGGCACCTCCCTTGCCCAGGACCCGTTCCGGTGCGAGGCCCTGCTCCGGGATACCTGCGGTACCTGCAGCCGGGAAATCTTTGTTATTGTCAGTGCCGTGCGCCAGCATGTCCCCATCGATCTCCTTGCCCCGCGCCACAATCTTCCCCTCTCCCTCATGAAAGGGTTCATGATGAAGCGCCTCCAGGACGAGCTGGGGCTTTCCGATGAATCCGCCCGGTGGGCGGTCGAGACCTGGGCAGAAGCACTTGACCTTACGGATACTTCCCTGGAAGAGAATACAGATCAGGATGGAAGCCCGCAGGCCGTACTTTCACAGGGAAGCAGGAATAAGGAGCCGGTTTCTCTGTCAGATCCGGCCCAGCGGCAGCGATGGGCATCAGCACTTGAATCCGGCGAACTGGCGTCAAGGCTCAGCGTTATCGATGAACTCGGCCGGACCGGGGACCGGGAGTGTATCCGGCTCCTGGTCAGTGCACTGGAAAACGATCGCTGGCGGGTGCGGAATGCTGCTTACGATGCCCTGGTCCGCTGCTCAGGTGCAGCGGTACCGGTCCTTGTCGAAGCCCTGGATGACCCGCATGAGAGCCTGGTAACACGAGTGATCATGGTCCTTGCCGCACTACAGAGCCATGACGCCACAGAGTCCCTGGCTGCCCTTCTAGGCCGGGAACAATCCCGCGATCTTCTCCTCATCTTTGCACTGGGTGAAATTGGCGACAGCCGTGCCATATCCCCGCTCACGAAATGTCTTGTTTCCCCGGATCCGGATATCGGCTTCGCTGTTGCATCAGCCTTAAAGAAAATATCCGGAAAATAA
- a CDS encoding PP2C family serine/threonine-protein phosphatase, which yields MQPIRDFQCTSEASLGWAFGCSRTGASHITSGRPCEDAFGLFSGSSGQKPCIAIAVADGHGDPRHDQSRTGAALGVQAAIDELVVFQRLHLHDVSGLSIRAEFKADFPRRTARRWRESVNEDFGRRGIAGTTAAAPGAVEYGRYGSTLIAAMVVADMILISQIGDGDVVMVRPDGSIECPIPADPTLIGKETHSLSSRDAHLLWRTATLDRGPGGVLIVATDGVSDSFDGSDGEEFIKFIRSLVARIREFGMESVAGSMKGWLDRYSALASGDDMTLVFVCINEKTEDTENSSPQPQGKSPGMVD from the coding sequence ATGCAGCCGATCCGGGATTTCCAGTGTACCAGTGAGGCGAGCCTTGGCTGGGCATTCGGCTGCAGCCGGACCGGGGCATCGCATATAACTTCGGGCCGCCCCTGCGAGGATGCCTTTGGCCTTTTTTCCGGATCTTCCGGCCAGAAACCCTGTATAGCAATAGCCGTTGCCGACGGGCACGGGGATCCGCGCCATGACCAGAGCAGGACAGGAGCCGCCCTAGGTGTCCAGGCTGCCATTGATGAGCTGGTTGTTTTCCAGCGGCTGCATCTCCATGATGTTTCAGGCCTCTCGATTCGTGCCGAATTCAAGGCAGATTTTCCGCGGAGGACCGCCCGGCGCTGGCGCGAATCGGTAAACGAGGATTTTGGCAGGAGAGGAATTGCCGGGACAACGGCAGCCGCTCCCGGTGCCGTTGAATACGGCCGCTATGGTTCCACCCTTATTGCTGCAATGGTGGTAGCGGACATGATCCTCATCAGCCAGATTGGCGACGGGGATGTCGTGATGGTCCGGCCGGACGGATCTATCGAATGCCCGATACCCGCCGATCCCACCCTTATCGGGAAAGAGACCCATTCCCTCTCTTCACGGGATGCGCATCTTCTCTGGCGAACGGCAACCCTTGACCGTGGCCCGGGCGGGGTACTCATCGTGGCTACTGACGGCGTGTCGGACTCATTTGACGGATCGGATGGCGAGGAATTTATAAAATTCATCCGGAGCCTGGTTGCACGAATCCGTGAATTCGGCATGGAGAGTGTTGCGGGATCCATGAAAGGCTGGCTCGACCGGTATTCCGCGCTTGCAAGCGGCGATGACATGACCCTTGTCTTTGTCTGCATCAATGAGAAAACGGAAGATACAGAAAATTCATCTCCACAACCACAAGGCAAATCTCCGGGAATGGTGGACTGA
- a CDS encoding vWA domain-containing protein, whose protein sequence is MNGNAGGYIIEDTIPIPDGQVVRKKLHFFWIADCSDSMRGKKIATLNQAIREAVPEVQKAVASYPQVEIQMRAIKFSDDASWHVGPDPVPLEQFVWPELETSGLTATAKALRLLEKELSIERMPRRGLPPVCILVSDGFCTDPREEYDSAIADLAKIPWGVKAVRLAIAIGDESDYNETELLKFVNQDQIGLLKAHSPEELVSYIKWASVSASVASSRGRSRGTGAVDDTSNVLIDSPPPLITSNTELF, encoded by the coding sequence ATGAATGGTAATGCAGGGGGTTATATCATAGAAGATACCATCCCGATTCCTGATGGACAGGTCGTGCGGAAAAAACTCCACTTTTTCTGGATAGCCGACTGTTCCGATTCCATGCGGGGAAAAAAGATTGCTACGTTAAACCAGGCAATCCGGGAAGCGGTTCCCGAGGTCCAGAAAGCAGTTGCTTCGTATCCTCAGGTCGAGATCCAGATGCGGGCCATCAAATTTTCCGATGATGCATCCTGGCATGTCGGTCCCGACCCGGTCCCGCTCGAGCAGTTTGTCTGGCCAGAACTCGAAACCTCCGGACTCACCGCAACGGCAAAGGCACTGCGCCTTCTTGAAAAGGAACTCTCCATCGAGAGGATGCCCCGGCGCGGACTTCCCCCGGTCTGTATTCTCGTATCCGATGGGTTCTGCACCGATCCCCGGGAGGAATATGATTCTGCGATTGCGGATCTTGCAAAGATTCCCTGGGGTGTCAAGGCAGTCAGGCTTGCAATAGCCATTGGTGACGAGTCCGATTATAATGAGACCGAGCTCCTCAAGTTCGTCAACCAGGACCAGATCGGGCTCCTGAAAGCACATTCCCCGGAAGAACTGGTCTCCTACATCAAGTGGGCATCGGTTTCCGCATCCGTGGCCTCGTCCCGGGGCCGGAGCCGCGGGACCGGAGCGGTCGACGATACTTCCAATGTGCTTATCGATTCACCGCCCCCGCTGATTACATCGAATACCGAGTTATTCTAA
- a CDS encoding Ppx/GppA phosphatase family protein produces MNSRTIGPEGRIVSFIDMGTNSIRLLVVRLNPNHSYTILTRQKQQVRLGEGEFEDEEITPEAMERAVIVCKKFTELARSFSSEEFVAVATSAAREASNQEELLHMIRQEALLDIRVVSGREEARLIYLGVASGTHIDTRTAFFIDIGGGSTEIAIGNAKDYQYLESFRLGAIRLTNLYFPHGETGPVPPDQYRKIQQYIRNAVVHSLSKIKKTPLDCAIGSSGTIINLAEIAHKVLHPDSPALDLVLSYKDLKKISELLCSLPLEQRRKVPGINPERADIIIAGSAVLDVFMKELSLDSITITSRGLQDGLLVDYLSRMDSFPLLGELSPRQRSVIQLGRSCGINEAHARTVTSLVLELFDSAKETGLHDFGNPARELLEYATFLHDIGSFISYTNHHAHSYYIIRNSELLGFDQKEVAFMANLARFHRKKTPKKKDPGIAELESRDRDILRVLATFIRLGESLDRSHAALIQHVRFVRVEKDIVHLEIVARGDCQLEIWGIENERKAFEKVFGKKLVFSMIDSQTG; encoded by the coding sequence GTGAATTCCCGGACTATTGGCCCGGAGGGCAGGATAGTCTCCTTTATCGACATGGGGACAAACTCCATCCGGCTGCTTGTCGTGCGCCTCAATCCCAATCACTCCTACACGATCCTGACCCGGCAGAAACAGCAGGTTCGCCTGGGGGAAGGCGAGTTCGAAGACGAGGAAATAACTCCTGAGGCAATGGAGCGGGCAGTTATTGTCTGCAAAAAATTTACCGAACTTGCCCGGAGCTTCAGTTCCGAGGAATTTGTTGCAGTAGCCACATCGGCCGCCCGGGAAGCATCCAACCAGGAGGAGCTTCTTCACATGATACGGCAGGAAGCCCTTCTCGATATACGGGTTGTCTCCGGCCGCGAAGAGGCTCGTCTCATTTACCTGGGAGTGGCGAGCGGCACCCATATCGATACCCGTACCGCGTTTTTCATTGACATCGGTGGCGGCAGTACCGAGATTGCGATCGGGAATGCCAAGGATTACCAGTACCTGGAAAGCTTCCGGCTCGGGGCGATCCGGCTTACCAATCTCTATTTTCCCCACGGTGAAACCGGGCCGGTGCCCCCTGACCAGTACCGGAAGATCCAGCAGTATATCAGGAATGCAGTTGTCCATTCCCTTTCAAAAATAAAGAAAACACCCCTGGATTGTGCCATCGGGAGTTCCGGAACGATCATCAACCTTGCCGAGATCGCGCATAAGGTCCTGCACCCGGATTCACCGGCCTTGGATCTGGTACTGAGCTACAAGGACCTGAAAAAGATCAGCGAACTGCTCTGTTCACTCCCGCTCGAACAACGCAGGAAAGTGCCCGGGATCAACCCGGAACGGGCAGATATCATCATCGCCGGATCTGCAGTCCTCGATGTGTTCATGAAGGAACTTTCGCTTGACAGTATAACGATTACCAGCCGGGGTCTCCAGGACGGCCTTCTGGTCGACTACCTCTCCCGCATGGATTCGTTTCCCCTGCTTGGCGAACTTTCTCCCCGGCAGCGCAGTGTCATCCAGCTTGGCCGGTCCTGCGGGATCAACGAGGCCCATGCCCGGACCGTGACGAGCCTTGTGCTCGAACTCTTCGATTCGGCCAAAGAGACGGGTCTCCATGATTTTGGGAATCCGGCCCGCGAACTGCTGGAATATGCCACGTTCCTTCACGATATCGGATCGTTCATTTCCTACACCAACCACCATGCCCATTCCTATTACATTATCCGGAACTCCGAACTGCTGGGTTTTGACCAGAAAGAGGTGGCATTCATGGCGAACCTTGCCCGGTTCCACCGCAAGAAGACGCCAAAGAAAAAGGATCCCGGGATAGCCGAGCTCGAGTCCCGGGACCGGGACATACTCAGGGTGCTGGCTACCTTTATCCGGCTTGGCGAGAGCCTTGACCGGAGCCATGCAGCCCTGATCCAGCATGTCCGGTTTGTACGGGTGGAGAAAGATATCGTGCATCTCGAAATCGTGGCACGGGGTGACTGCCAGCTCGAGATCTGGGGAATCGAGAACGAGCGCAAGGCCTTTGAGAAAGTGTTTGGCAAAAAGCTTGTTTTCTCAATGATCGATTCGCAGACCGGCTAA